Genomic DNA from Triticum dicoccoides isolate Atlit2015 ecotype Zavitan chromosome 4B, WEW_v2.0, whole genome shotgun sequence:
CCATTTGGAAACGGTTGCACGAGTTTTGTTCTGTCAATTTGGCCGACGCGCTAGTACCAGATTATGTGGATGAGCTATGTAATTTCACTTCCGACTGATtttgccatgttttgctctaaacATTTTGGTACACGCTATCTAGACAGCGAGATCACAATCGCCTGGGCTTTATGACGGATGCTATGACTATGACCGTACGCTGACTTGCCACGCAGCAGCTCTGATACTACAGCCACTTGGtgatcttttcttttcttctttcttttatgcTTTCTTTGGGGTGTGTTCGTGCCAATGCCCCGGCTATCTATTTTACTCTAGTGCACTTGAATCTTTTGTATGGACACGATGATAAATAGtttctccgttcggaattactcgtctaataaatgaatgtatctagatgtattttagttgtagatacattcatttttatcatttttgtgacaagtaatttcaAACGGAGGAAGTAAGCTTTTATAAAACGGAACTAAAGACTCTTTCGAGAACTTTTTGTGACCCGATGACCGAAACTTATTTTGTTTAATAAAATGACTGTGTGTCGCCGGGGTTATCCATTTTTGAAAGAAAAATAAATACGTACTTGCAGCAGATCATCTTGTTGGCGTTGTACTTTTCCGCGAGGACTCTGAGGCCGGGATCGTATTTGTAGAAGCACCAGCCTCCGCCGAGGCATAGCACGAGGTGGATCGTGGACTCCTTGTGGACACCCTAGTCGGCCAGGGTACGGCCGTCCGGCAGCTGCTTCCCCGCGTAGACGAGACGTTGCTGGTCCGGCGAAATCCCTGCGACGACGATCGACGGCGCGACGCGGGGTAATtaattaaaaacaaaaaaacaagaaaaCAAGCCGTGGCGTTGGGGATGGACGACGCACGGGATCCCTTCCTTGTCTTGGGTCTTGGACTTGACATCGATGGTGTGGCTTCTCTCGACCTCCAGGGGTGGTGGTCTTCCGCGTCGGCgtcttgacaaagatctgcatcGTCCTCGATTACTCTCCCCTTCGTACGTGCTTTCTTTCCTCCAGTTCTTGCTCCCGTTGCGGTCGTATATGCTATTCTGCCGGCGACCACGTTCCCCTCCGTAGCTGGTGCgtcaagttttttttttgaaaggaggcaaaagatttgcctcatatatTAATTAAGAGAGAAGAAAGAGTTTGAGGGATTACAACACCGTCTTACAAAGGGACTACTCTCCCGGCATGATTGAACTCAACTTCTTAGCACCGGCGGCGACCCAAAGTGCCGTCTCCTCTTTGATGAGGGCTAAAATTACAAATGGCGGGGCACTTTTGTGGCGAAACACCCTCGCATTACGTTCGTTCCAGATGGCCCAAGAGGTGCGTCTAGTTTTTTGTTTTCACAATGAAAGGAAGCGCGCCCGTCAAGTTACAGAGGCGCAAACATGGTAACTACTGTCACGTCTCTCGGCGGGGCAAACGGCGTCAACATTTGCTGTGGGGCTTtactaagagcatcttcaacagtcgCATAAAAACTACTCCGCACGCAAAAATTTGGATTTTTTGAGCGCTGGATAGCTCCAATAGAAGCTGTAAAATAGGGCACGCGCAAAAAAAAATTGGGCACACGCTAAAAAGCGCTATCAGAAATTGTAAATTTGGGGCGCCGGATTGCGCGCGCTTCACAATTTACACTGCGTGTTTTTTGGCGCGCGTTTTTTGTCATCTGCTAAACCAATGTTTGGTCAGGCGCGCTACAAGAGCTACAGTGGGTCAGTGGCGCGCTAAAACTATTTTAGCGTGCAAAACTTTTATGCGCCTGTTGGAAATGCTCTAAGGACCAGCCGCGCCCCCAAGAGGCCCTCCCCAGACGTTTTTTCCGTGTCGGCGCCCAAAAAACGACCCAGTCGTGCCCCCAGGACGCCGAATTTCGCCGGCTCGGCCCGTTTTTGCGTCCGGCGATCGCAGACNNNNNNNNNNNNNNNNNNNNNNNNNNNNNNNNNNNNNNNNNNNNNNNNNNNNNNNNNNNNNNNNNNNNNNNNNNNNNNNNNNNNNNNNNNNNNNNNNNNNNNNNNNNNNNNNNNNNNNNNNNNNNNNNNNNNNNNNNNNNNNNNNNNNNNNNNNNNNNNNNNNNNNNNNNNNNNNNNNNNNNNNNNNNNNNNNNNNNNNNAGGGGAAAATGCTACTGGGGCCACATTGTCAGGCGAAAAGTCAAGACACCCGCCCAGATTCGCCTCCGACCCCTCCAGCGCTCGACCGCCACCCCGCGCCACCCTACAGATCCCGACGCCGTCCACCGCCCACCGCAGATAGATAGATCATTTTCCGCCGGGAAAAAGAAGAGGTTTCGCCGAGGCAGCCTCTCCGCCACCATCCGGGCAACTTTTCCGGCGTTCCGGCCGCACAGGGCCTGTACACCGGCGGGTTTGCGCCCACCTTGCACGCAAGGTGTTCGGTGATTTGCCCGGCCCGGCGAtggactccgaagatgaggaggcgctcgcggcgttgctggaggaggaagccgaagccgacgtccaggagcaggagcatctcatggtgctcgccaccCTCTTCGGCCTGCTCGCGAGcagtgaaaagccgcggcgaggtggctcggcgcctggacgggtgaaagcaaagaaccggccgttgaactatttgatttatgtgatgaaacacGCCGAAACATGCCAAACTATGTGACGAACTAATTGATTTCTATTTCTATGCGAAAATTCACGCCGAAACACAATTAAACCAAAAACTGGGTCGAAATCGGCGTCTGGGGGCGACGGCTGGTGCCCAACCGCCCCAGCGCCGAGTATACCGCCAGCTCACCCCAGGCCGCTTTttttcggcgccctggggggccgaacggctggagatgctcttaccagCCGGTCTGTGTAGAAGAATCAGGCCCAGCCAACAGGAGATCATACTACCCGTTTGACACGAACGGAGAGACAGTTGTGCAGAAATTTTGCACGATACAGGAGCATCTGATTCCTACAGAGGGTCGCTGACCATTTACCACTCAAATGTGGATCTGGTCCCTTACCATTGGATCTGGCAAAACTAGGATTCAGCAGCACCTAACGTTTGAGTTTGGGCTACCATGTCCATGTGTTTACCTACTCTTCTTCTGTAACCAGACCTGCTCGACAAGTGGCAAGTAGGGTACAAAGGCAACCTCTATATAAGATCCAACTCTGCCGGTCAGCGTCTGCCAGCCGGTTGCTTGAACTTCCACCATCTGGTCATCAGCTTCTAGCAAGCTAGGCACAAGGACGGAAGCGATGGCGCCTTGTGAGGAAGAGGAAGTGCCTCGTTCCGGCCCGGCACTCATCGTGGGCGCCACCGGCTACATTGGTCGTTTCGTGGCGGAGGCCTGCCTCGACAGCGGGCGCAGGACCTTCATCCTCGTCCGCCCCGGCAACGCCTGCCCCGCGCGCGCGGCCTCCGTCGACGCGCTCCTACGCAAAGGCGCCTTGGTCGTCGAGGTATTATCATGCAGACACGAGACACCCATATACTGTATGTAGTACAGATGTTCAAGTATGCGCCCTCTGAAATGCCAGGGACGCGTCGATGGGAAAGACGGCAGGAGGTCCGTGGAGACGGCGCTCCGCGCGCACGGCATCCAGGTGGTGATCTCGGTGATGGGCGGCGCCAACATCCTCGACCAGCTCGGCCTCATCAAAGCCATCCAAGCCGCCGGCACCGTCAAGGTACGCACGCACGCGCCCACACTTGCAAGTTTGTGTGTCCACTGCACTGTGACGTGCACGTAACCACGTACACACCCGCATGCATGCATAATGGACTTTGTATGCGCGGTGCGCACAACAGAGGTTTCTGCCGTCGGAGTTTGGGCACGACGTGGACAGGGCGCGCCCGGTGGGGGCCGGGGTGGGGTTCTACGAGGAGAAACGGCGTGtccggcgggcggcggaggcggccgccgTGCCCTACACCTACATCTGCTGCAACTCCATCGCCGGCTGGCCATACTTCGACAACATGCACCCGTCCGAGGTGCGCCCGCCGCTCGACCGCTTCCAGATCTACGGCGATGGCACCGTCAGAGGTATACCCATGCCTTACCTTTCTCTTTGTTCCTTTACCGTGACTCAGCGATTCTGTCTACACAGCCTTCTTCGTGGCTGGAACTGACATTGGCAAGTTCACGGTCAAGGCCGCGTACGACGCCCGGAGCATCAACAAGGTCGTCCACTTCCGCCCCGCATGCAATCTCCTCAGCACCAACGAGATGGCCTGCCTCTGGGAGAGCAAGATCGGCCGCACACTGCCGCGCGTCACGCTTAGCGAGGAGCACTTGCTCGCCATGGCTGCAGGTACCTACTCATGCAGCTTGAGATTCAACGTAATTTTGGCTTGAAAATCTGATTCATCTTATGCATTGCAGAAGACATCATCCCGGAGAGCATAGTCGCTTCGCTGACGCACGACATATTTATAAACGGCTGCCAGACCAACTTCGGCATCGACGGGTCGAGAGACGTTGAAGTATCAACCCTTTACCCTGACATTCCCTTCAGGACAATTGACGAATGCTTCGATGACTACGCTCATGGCCTCCACCTGGAAGAAGAAGCTGAAGAGAGCAAGAAAAGTAACGCGCCGATGGTGGAGAGATTGGCAGTTTATCCTACGTGTGCTTAGATCAGATCGACATGAGTGCAACCCGGCAACGTTTGTCTCGCTTTGTTTTTCTAGTTTGAGGCCTGTTTGGATTATCGTTTTCCTTATAAATATACCAGTAAAAAATATACGTCTCCTCCCGCCGTTTTGTTTCCAGCCGAAATTTGCTCTTGGCCGGTAAAGGATGTACAACGGTTGATAACAGTGTCTTATCTTACACTTGCCACGATAATCTAAAGATGGTAATAAAGCATGACGTACAATAGGTTATTTATTACTCTTATATCTTATACTATTCCTAAATATGTAATGAGAGATTTGTTGCTCGGTCTCGaaacaggctttcgccccgctttataaataaagcaataaCCGGACAAGTACACAGCGAAAAGATACAAGATGGTAAGGTAACCCTCTTAAAAAGCCGATTATGAGATAATCAGCACACACAGAACACACGCGACCACTGCCAGCAAAGAGCACTGGGAGAACTAGACACACCCCACACTACGACCTAGCAGACCTTAGCTCCACGGCAATGCCCCCAAGAGGAAACACGGCGCAGAGTGTCGCCGTTACCGAGTCCACACCGAACAAAGGTCTTCACCCGGAGCCCTCACATGGAGAGAAGAACCACGACGACGTCTTCAAAAAGAGCACGACACCCACGTCGTCGTCGGCCTCAAGGAACGGAGCTTTCGCTCGGCAACTCACACGTGCCACCTCGAGGTCGCCAGGAGTAATGCGAAAGTGCTAGAATCCTATATCCAGATCGGGACGCCGCCCCTCCGAGCGAGAGGGTACATCCGAGCTACCAGCCGCTGCACCTCTCGTTGCCCACACAACCccagaggagagccaccaccatcaCAATGATGTCCGCCGGAGAGCAACCATGCGAACCGCcatccggagccgccgccccggcatccgtgGTGCTAGATAGCACATGATCATTATCATCccatgcctt
This window encodes:
- the LOC119293758 gene encoding leucoanthocyanidin reductase-like isoform X1: MAPCEEEEVPRSGPALIVGATGYIGRFVAEACLDSGRRTFILVRPGNACPARAASVDALLRKGALVVEGRVDGKDGRRSVETALRAHGIQVVISVMGGANILDQLGLIKAIQAAGTVKRFLPSEFGHDVDRARPVGAGVGFYEEKRRVRRAAEAAAVPYTYICCNSIAGWPYFDNMHPSEVRPPLDRFQIYGDGTVRAFFVAGTDIGKFTVKAAYDARSINKVVHFRPACNLLSTNEMACLWESKIGRTLPRVTLSEEHLLAMAAEDIIPESIVASLTHDIFINGCQTNFGIDGSRDVEVSTLYPDIPFRTIDECFDDYAHGLHLEEEAEESKKSNAPMVERLAVYPTCA
- the LOC119293758 gene encoding leucoanthocyanidin reductase-like isoform X2, encoding MAPCEEEEVPRSGPALIVGATGYIGRFVAEACLDSGRRTFILVRPGNACPARAASVDALLRKGALVVEGRVDGKDGRRSVETALRAHGIQVVISVMGGANILDQLGLIKAIQAAGTVKRFLPSEFGHDVDRARPVGAGVGFYEEKRRVRRAAEAAAVPYTYICCNSIAGWPYFDNMHPSEVRPPLDRFQIYGDGTVRAFFVAGTDIGKFTVKAAYDARSINKVVHFRPACNLLSTNEMACLWESKIGRTLPRVTLSEEHLLAMAADIIPESIVASLTHDIFINGCQTNFGIDGSRDVEVSTLYPDIPFRTIDECFDDYAHGLHLEEEAEESKKSNAPMVERLAVYPTCA